Proteins encoded in a region of the Vicia villosa cultivar HV-30 ecotype Madison, WI linkage group LG5, Vvil1.0, whole genome shotgun sequence genome:
- the LOC131602351 gene encoding protein ECERIFERUM 16-like: MDVKALAKSKRDHTRQHNKKYHGNQKLKVQSQSSFSSSVPNQDDAKEPFAKQQAIEKKTNRSRSQALPGNWDRYEEEDSDSVPESSSKTLDVVVPKSKGADFRHLVAEAQSHADRTLDDFNEVLPWEFGVGLSSILSARGEGIVSWDGDDNFVVQDKTIANQEASLISLNLHAIAQKLAKVDLSKRLFIEPDLLPSELRVEDLAVGSEELEPDEQETAVDHELSKRMSKELNRDDSAADQFTSSSSCSSSHIASISALSDDILVPVNNVGKHTTFEAAAELELDMLLDTLDESKSNASFTAPVGVSSKEHPQISIKEPVSTRIASITASLDDALDDLLEETSTLMKPNVLSWPREEKPINPSMLSSQSQNKSKVAADDFDSWFDTL; encoded by the exons ATGGACGTAAAAGCTTTAGCAAAATCAAAGCGAGATCACACACGACAACACAACAAAAAGTATCACGGAAATCAAAAGCTCAAAGTTCAATCACAGTCTTCGTTTTCTTCTTCCGTCCCAAACCAAGACGATGCAAAAGAGCCATTTGCAAAGCAACAAGCAATTGAGAAGAAAACCAATCGCTCTCGTTCTCAGGCGCTTCCCGGAAATTGGGACCGGTATGAAGAAGAGGATTCGGATTCTGTTCCTGAAAGTTCAAGCAAAACCCTAGATGTTGTTGTTCCCAAAAGTAAGGGCGCTGATTTTCGACATCTTGTTGCTGAGGCTCAATCTCATGCTGATAGAACTCTGGACGACTTCAATGAAGTTCTTCCTT GGGAGTTTGGTGTGGGATTAAGCTCTATACTTTCAGCTAGAGGAGAGGGCATTGTATCGTGGGATGGAGATGATAATTTTGTTGTACAGGACAAGACTATTGCAAATCAGGAG GCATCGTTGATTTCCTTGAATTTGCATGCTATTGCTCAAAAGCTTGCAAAAGTTGACTTATCTAAGAGATTATTTATTGAGCCTGACCTGTTGCCCTCTGAGTTG CGTGTGGAAGATTTGGCCGTAGGCAGCGAAGAACTTGAACCTGACGAACAAGAAACTGCAGTGGACCATGAACTATCTAAGAGGATGTCTAAAGAATTAAATAGAGATGATTCTGCAGCAGATCAGTTTACGTCATCTAGTTCATGTAGTAGCAGCCATATCGCTTCTATATCTGCTTTGTCCGATGACATTCTCGTTCCTGTGAACAACG TAGGGAAACACACCACATTTGAGGCAGCTGCTGAATTAGAACTGGATATGCTTCTAGATACGCTTGATGAGTCCAAGTCCAATGCTTCATTTACTGCTCCGGTCGGAGTCTCTTCTAAAGAACACCCTCAGATTTCAATTAAAGAACCAGTTTCAACCAGAATTGCATCTATTACTGCTAGTCTAGATGATGCACTTGACGACTTGCTAGAGGAAACATCCACTTTGATGAAGCCAAATGTTTTATCATGGCCACGAGAAGAAAAGCCTATCAACCCCAGCATGCTCTCTTCACAATCCCAAAACAAGTCAAAAGTTGCAGCGGATGATTTTGATTCATGGTTTGATACGCTTTGA
- the LOC131602352 gene encoding glutaredoxin-C9-like: MQQAIPYRSYTTSTTHFNVIKPNTLTTNKIQNSINDSSHVFFFDIKENQKTIIRNMVSENAVIVFARRGCCMSHVVKRLLLGLGVNPAVHEVEEKDEVDVVKELESIANDDGKVQFPVVFIGGKLFGGLDRIMATHISGELVPILKQAGALWL, from the coding sequence ATGCAACAAGCAATTCCTTATAGGTCATATACCACTTCCACCACTCACTTCAATGTTATCAAACCAAACACATTAACaacaaataaaatccaaaattctATCAATGATTCATCTCATGTCTTCTTCTTTGATATTAAGGAAAACCAGAAAACAATAATTCGTAACATGGTATCAGAGAACGCGGTTATAGTCTTCGCTAGGCGGGGATGTTGTATGAGCCATGTCGTGAAGCGGTTGCTTCTCGGCCTTGGTGTTAATCCGGCTGTTCATGAagttgaagaaaaagatgaagttgATGTTGTTAAAGAATTGGAATCAATTGCAAATGATGATGGGAAGGTTCAATTTCCAGTAGTGTTTATAGGTGGAAAATTGTTTGGAGGATTGGATCGAATTATGGCTACTCATATTTCTGGTGAATTGGTTCCTATTCTCAAACAAGCTGGGGCTTTATGGCTCTAG